One window from the genome of Rhinolophus ferrumequinum isolate MPI-CBG mRhiFer1 chromosome 22, mRhiFer1_v1.p, whole genome shotgun sequence encodes:
- the LOC117015236 gene encoding SLAM family member 9, with the protein MEMGGFYIANIKFRSGRSQEEPFRLCLYEPIPHPHIQIHSLSSTSGWCNLSLECETPGTTENLAVTWLSEGLRRELEQSGALGSTPSSRKLSLSLLWSQLNGLLTCVVSSPVDEKNATLSLQSVCPQRGSLQSKWLWSGILPMVLVAASLMAGIWFWMTKKRLMGRGVSSLLPAVPGSAAAPQALATEDSAALQACAANSPAVLYTEIVPLHQPKDTEKGGGRSHSPTCTPVVHTVYERIRARPDPQGGRQTTETPDSEGPWQEPAPPPCAPVPRDSSLR; encoded by the exons ATGGAAATGGGTGGATTCTACATAGCGAATATCAAATTCCGCTCAGGAAGGTCCCAGGAGGAACCGTTTAGACTCTGTTTATATG agcccatcccccacccccacattcagATTCATTCATTATCCAGCACGTCAGGCTGGTGCAACCTCAGCCTGGAGTGTGAGACCCCAGGGACCACAGAGAACCTGGCAGTGACCTGGCTCAGCGAGGGCCTCCGCAGGGAGCTAGAGCAGAGCGGGGCCCTGGGGTCAACCCCCAGCTCCAGGAAACTAAGCCTGAGCCTGCTCTGGAGCCAGTTGAATGGCCTCCTCACCTGTGTGGTCAGCAGCCCCGTGGATGAGAAGAATGCCACCTTATCCCTGCAGAGCGTCTGTCCACAGAGGG GTTCTCTTCAGAGCAAGTGGCTTTGGAGCGGCATCCTTCCCATGGTTCTGGTGGCAGCGAGTCTGATGGCCGGAATATGGTTCTGGATGACGAAAAAGAGGTTGATGGGCAGAg GTGTGTCCAGCCTCCTGCCAGCTGTGCCGGGCTCAGCAGCTGCCCCCCAAGCCCTTGCCACAGAGGACTCTGCTGCCCTGCAGGCTTGTGCGGCCAACAGCCCTGCCGTTCTCTACACGGAGATAGTCCCCCTGCACCAGCCTAAG GACACGGAGAAGGGCGGCGGCCGCTCACACAGCCCCACGTGCACGCCGGTGGTGCACACGGTCTACGAGCGCATCCGGGCACGCCCAGACCCCCAGGGGGGCCGCCAGACCACAGAGACACCCGACAGTGAGGGGCCTTGGCAAGAGCCGGCTCCCCCACCCTGCGCCCCGGTCCCCAGAGACTCCTCCTTAAGATGA